The genomic DNA AGGCCAAGCGTGCTGGTATCCGCATAGAACCTGTTGACCCCAAATATACCAGCCAGACGTGTGCCGAGTGTGGACATTGTGAAAAAGGCAATAGACAAACCCAGGCATCCTTCAGATGCAAAGTGTGTGGTCATAAAGACCATGCTGACCGCAACGCTGCTCGGAATATCCGAGCAAAGGCTTTGTGTCAACAAGCCTAAAGTCTCGCCATACCCCCAATGGTGGTGTCAACCACCGGGGGAATCATGTGGCAGGGACAAGCCCACAGGCTTTAGCCGGGGGTGGTTGACGGATTTTAATTCTGTTATCAGGAGAGGTATCGTATAATTAATTCGCGCGGCGAGCGGCGTTGGTTTTTGGATGACAGTTCAAAACATTCTGGATCGCGGCTCAACTGCATGCCGCGATGACGGGATCCTCTCTTCTCCCTTTATACCTATATCCCATGAAACAAACCCTCTACCTCGCAAAAAACTACCTCACCATCGCCATCCGCAACCTCCTGAGACATCCGGGCTATTCATTGATCAACTTATCGGGACTGGCACTCGGAATGGCGTGTGCGGTATTGCTCGCGATCTACATCGCCTATGAACTGAGCTACGACCGGTTTCGCCCAGAAGTAGCGCGCACCTA from Gemmatimonadota bacterium includes the following:
- a CDS encoding zinc ribbon domain-containing protein, translating into AKRAGIRIEPVDPKYTSQTCAECGHCEKGNRQTQASFRCKVCGHKDHADRNAARNIRAKALCQQA